The Coffea arabica cultivar ET-39 chromosome 3c, Coffea Arabica ET-39 HiFi, whole genome shotgun sequence genome contains a region encoding:
- the LOC113733943 gene encoding putative E3 ubiquitin-protein ligase LIN-1 isoform X1, translated as MASISGSAASSFSKDNTMRLDIESVSALATTINQHINALLANNKAWMSLKFKCTSKLKIRKQPTFEFSEYSIVSNLYWGIEAIDAATQAKGEEERTSRLQNSEKMLQVPASLHEQGFTSGIPNEYLICCSYFYLSVVRKLQRDDWQAALHFLQALLVSPRLVRDEFAPELCQSIMHMYIRHKRQERPGSRLSKSATVIDLDEDQANEIMGWMAKEYKAWLLYYQIMSNGEHDTKHLASIGNAVPDDKSKYIMEPVFRSANGKSQGSNLRGCYAETMRSSSMKCLKDILTESQSDTPISMESCNSSSTEETFTEGNQRGSAFSLKIRKKNADDQQAEVDDQNLQASCYKQHAEITACTPQHSTHLMRRDGRGLAVLNLLSRTLTSSFSDIDVSATRPKDNNSQVPVHGKRKKDAAQGKLELQDWRQSSFKELATPPRGHQFHQLHRTRSLVSDTGMKSTTFGDTLHQLQKYPEETSHIEQAQILERLISKLCFSETLGNLEEDYTVEISTVYKLLNNRRGLKYSLLKDIILDQLLMAISTSKKEQVIRASVTILSTIVSGNKTIIEDIKRKGLQLYDLATALRRNVHEASILIYLINPPPEEIKTLGILPCLVEVVCTSNSYKDAITSIRLTPRAASLMIIEILVTAFDYTTNNMHLSTISSPRVLSGLLDVPGNNNLEEFISLAAILVRCMRYDAHCRKFICEFAPITELFSLLRSNQKRATSTALEFFHELLRMPRSSAIKLLQEIRKEGSINSMSALLLLIQNSQPEHRLLAASLLLQLDLLEEASSKLMYREEAMKELLESLISEENSAKQALSAFILSNIGGTYSWTGEPYTVAWLAKRAGLTSLHHKNMIKNYDFSDESLQDAGIDAWCSKLARRIMKFGAPVFHDLVKGLDSKSKRISRDCLTAIAWIGCEVAKSSDELRSSACEILLNKIEQYVHPGFELEERLLACLCIYNYTLGRGMKKLIHFSEGVRESLRRLANVTWMAEELLRVADYFQPNKWRISCVHTQTLEVGHGRNGAVTALIYYRGQLCSGYADGSIKVWDIKGQTATLVQDMKNHNKAVTCFALLEQGNCLLSGSADKSIKIWQMVQRNLECIEIIATKESIQSIDTFGQLIFTISRGHKMKVFDASRNAKDIFKNKSVKAMTVVQGKVYAGCVDSSIQELAITNCREQEIRAPAKKWLMQNKPVNTLAVYKDWLYGGSVVVEGSTIKDWRRNIKPQVSVMSEKGANVLAMEVVEDFIYLNTAASRSSLQIWLRGTLHKVGRLSAGSKITSLLSANDMILCGTETGLIKGWIPL; from the exons ATGGCTTCCATCTCTGGTTCTGCTGCTTCATCCTTTTCCAAAGATAACACTATGAGATTAGACATTGAGTCTGTGAGTGCACTTGCCACTACAATCAATCAGCACATAAATGCATTGCTTGCAAATAATAAGGCATggatgtctttgaaattcaaatgCACTTCCAAGCTTAAAATTCGGAAGCAACCAACTTTTGAATTCTCAGAGTATTCGATAGTATCAAATCTGTATTGGGGTATTGAGGCTATTGATGCGGCAACTCAAGCAAAAGGGGAAGAAGAGAGAACCTCGAGGCTGCAGAATTCAGAGAAAATGCTTCAAGTTCCTGCTTCACTCCATGAGCAAGGATTTACATCTGGAATTCCCAATGAATATTTGATCTGTTGCTCCTACTTTTACCTATCAGTTGTCCGGAAGCTCCAAAGAGATGATTGGCAGGCTGCATTACACTTTCTTCAAGCTCTTCTTGTTTCCCCTAGGCTTGTCCGTGATGAATTCGCGCCAGAGCTTTGCCAAAGTATCATGCATATGTACATCAGGCATAAAAGGCAGGAACGACCTGGGAGTAGGTTATCAAAATCAGCCACTGTCATAGATCTTGATGAGGATCAGGCCAATGAAATTATGGGATGGATGGCTAAGGAATATAAAGCCTGGTTGTTATATTACCAGATCATGTCTAATGGTGAGCATGATACAAAGCACCTTGCAAGCATAGGCAATGCTGTCCCAGACGACAAATCAAAGTACATAAT GGAACCAGTTTTCAGAAGTGCCAATGGGAAAAGCCAAGGGAGCAATCTTAGG GGCTGTTACGCAGAAACCATGAGAAGCTCGAGTATGAAATGCTTAAAAGATATCCTAACTGAATCACAGTCTGATACCCCAATTTCCATGGAGTCATGCAACAGCAGTTCAACAGAAGAAACGTTTACTGAG GGAAACCAGAGAGGCTCGGCATTCTCACTGAAAATCAGAAAGAAAAATGCAGACGACCAGCAAGCTGAAGTTGATGACCA GAACTTGCAAGCTTCTTGCTACAAGCAGCATGCAGAAATTACAGCGTGTACGCCCCAGCATTCTACACATCTAATGCGTAGAGATGGCCGAGGATTGGCTGTTCTCAATCTCCTTTCTAGAACATTAACCAGCTCATTCAGTGATATAGATGTATCAGCTACAAGACCGAAAGACAATAATTCACAAGTCCCTGtacatggaaaaagaaaaaaggatgcTGCTCAAGGCAAATTGGAGTTACAAGATTGGCGACAATCTAGTTTTAAAGAGTTGGCAACTCCTCCAAGGGGTCATCAGTTCCACCAACTGCATCGTACAAGAAGTTTAGTTTCTGATACGGGAATGAAAAGCACAACTTTTGGTGATACTTTACATCAACTTCAAAAATATCCTGAAGAAACATCTCATATCGAGCAGGCCCAAATACTAGAAAGGCTAATTTCAAAGCTTTGCTTCTCCGAAACACTGGGAAATCTTGAGGAAGATTATACAGTTGAAATTTCAACGGTATACAAATTGTTGAACAATAGAAGAGGTTTGAAGTATTCCCTACTGAAGGACATAATTTTGGATCAACTGCTAATGGCTATTTCAACCTCCAAAAAGGAGCAGGTGATCAGAGCTTCAGTGACTATACTGTCAACAATAGTTTCAGGGAACAAAACAATTATTGAAGACATCAAGCGCAAGGGGTTGCAGTTGTATGATTTGGCAACTGCTCTTAGAAGAAATGTGCATGAGGCATCTATCTTAATCTATTTGATAAATCCTCCACCTGAAGAAATCAAGACATTAGGAATTTTACCTTGTTTAGTGGAGGTCGTCTGCACTTCTAACAGCTACAAGGATGCTATAACATCAATTCGGCTGACACCTCGGGCAGCATCACTGATGATTATTGAAATACTTGTGACTGCATTTGACTATACAACAAATAACATGCACCTGTCCACTATCAGCTCACCTAGAGTACTTTCTGGGCTCCTTGATGTCCCAGGAAACAATAACCTTGAAGAGTTCATCTCTTTGGCTGCTATCCTTGTAAGATGCATGCGTTATGATGCACACTGCAGAAAGTTCATATGCGAGTTCGCTCCAATTACTGaacttttctctctcctacGAAGCAATCAGAAACGAGCAACATCAACAGCCCTGGAATTTTTTCATGAACTGCTTCGCATGCCAAG GTCATCAGCAATTAAATTGCTGCAAGagataagaaaagaaggaagcaTCAACAGCATGAGTGCATTGCTACTTCTCATCCAGAATTCTCAACCTGAGCATAGACTCTTAGCAGCAAGTTTGTTACTCCAATTAGACTTGCTG GAAGAAGCATCTAGCAAGCTCATGTACCGAGAAGAAGCCATGAAGGAACTTCTTGAATCACTGATATCTGAGGAGAACTCTGCAAAACAAGCATTATCAGCATTCATCCTATCAAATATAGGTGGAACTTATTCTTGGACTGGAGAACCATACACAGTGGCGTGGTTGGCAAAAAGGGCTGGTTTAACCTCACTACATCACAAGAACATGATAAAGAATTATGACTTCTCAGATGAAAGTTTGCAG GATGCTGGCATAGACGCATGGTGCAGCAAACTTGCAAGACGCATTATGAAGTTTGGCGCTCCTGTCTTCCATGATCTGGTGAAGGGACTTGACAGTAAGTCAAAGAGGATTTCTCGAGACTGTCTCACAGCTATTGCATGGATTGGATGTGAAGTTGCAAAAAGTTCTGATGAGTTGCGATCCAGTGCATGTGAGATCTTGTTGAACAAAATCGAGCAATATGTGCATCCTGGATTTGAACTCGAGGAAAGACTATTGGCATGTCTATGCATCTACAACTATACTTTGGGTAGAG GGATGAAGAAGCTGATACACTTTTCAGAAGGAGTGCGAGAATCACTGAGACGCCTTGCAAATGTCACCTGGATGGCAGAGGAATTACTAAGAGTAGCTGACTATTTCCAACCTAATAAGTGG CGAATATCTTGTGTTCATACTCAAACTTTGGAGGTTGGTCATGGTCGTAATGGAGCTGTAACTGCTCTCATATACTACAGGGGACAGCTTTGCAGTGGATATGCAGATGGTTCAATTAAG GTATGGGACATTAAGGGACAGACTGCAACATTAGTACAGGACATGAAAAATCACAATAAGGCAGTAACATGCTTTGCTCTTCTTGAACAAGGGAATTGCCTGCTGAGCGGATCTGCAGACAAATCAATAAAG ATTTGGCAAATGGTCCAAAGAAATCTTGAATGCATAGAAATAATAGCAACCAAGGAATCAATTCAAAGTATTGATACTTTTGGGCAATTAATTTTCACAATTAGCCGAGGTCATAAAATGAAG GTTTTTGATGCctcaagaaatgcaaaagacATTTTCAAGAATAAAAGTGTAAAGGCCATGACGGTTGTACAAGGGAAGGTATACGCGGGGTGTGTAGATTCAAGCATACAG GAATTGGCCATAACAAACTGCAGAGAACAAGAGATTAGAGCACCAGCAAAGAAGTGGCTGATGCAGAATAAGCCAGTCAACACCCTAGCTGTTTACAAGGACTGGCTATATGGTGGAAGTGTAGTAGTTGAAGGTTCTACAATAAAG GATTGGAGACGAAACATTAAGCCCCAAGTATCAGTGATGTCTGAGAAAGGTGCAAATGTGCTCGCTATGGAAGTAGTAGAGGATTTCATATACTTGAATACCGCTGCATCAAGAAGCAGTCTTCAG ATCTGGTTGAGAGGAACACTACACAAAGTTGGAAGATTATCAGCTGGCAGCAAAATAACGAGCCTACTTTCCGCCAATGACATGATTCTTTGTGGTACTGAGACAGGACTCATCAAG GGCTGGATTCCACTGTAA
- the LOC113733943 gene encoding putative E3 ubiquitin-protein ligase LIN-1 isoform X3: MASISGSAASSFSKDNTMRLDIESVSALATTINQHINALLANNKAWMSLKFKCTSKLKIRKQPTFEFSEYSIVSNLYWGIEAIDAATQAKGEEERTSRLQNSEKMLQVPASLHEQGFTSGIPNEYLICCSYFYLSVVRKLQRDDWQAALHFLQALLVSPRLVRDEFAPELCQSIMHMYIRHKRQERPGSRLSKSATVIDLDEDQANEIMGWMAKEYKAWLLYYQIMSNGEHDTKHLASIGNAVPDDKSKYIMEPVFRSANGKSQGSNLRGCYAETMRSSSMKCLKDILTESQSDTPISMESCNSSSTEETFTEGNQRGSAFSLKIRKKNADDQQAEVDDQNLQASCYKQHAEITACTPQHSTHLMRRDGRGLAVLNLLSRTLTSSFSDIDVSATRPKDNNSQVPVHGKRKKDAAQGKLELQDWRQSSFKELATPPRGHQFHQLHRTRSLVSDTGMKSTTFGDTLHQLQKYPEETSHIEQAQILERLISKLCFSETLGNLEEDYTVEISTVYKLLNNRRGLKYSLLKDIILDQLLMAISTSKKEQVIRASVTILSTIVSGNKTIIEDIKRKGLQLYDLATALRRNVHEASILIYLINPPPEEIKTLGILPCLVEVVCTSNSYKDAITSIRLTPRAASLMIIEILVTAFDYTTNNMHLSTISSPRVLSGLLDVPGNNNLEEFISLAAILVRCMRYDAHCRKFICEFAPITELFSLLRSNQKRATSTALEFFHELLRMPRSSAIKLLQEIRKEGSINSMSALLLLIQNSQPEHRLLAASLLLQLDLLEEASSKLMYREEAMKELLESLISEENSAKQALSAFILSNIGGTYSWTGEPYTVAWLAKRAGLTSLHHKNMIKNYDFSDESLQDAGIDAWCSKLARRIMKFGAPVFHDLVKGLDSKSKRISRDCLTAIAWIGCEVAKSSDELRSSACEILLNKIEQYVHPGFELEERLLACLCIYNYTLGRGMKKLIHFSEGVRESLRRLANVTWMAEELLRVADYFQPNKWRISCVHTQTLEVGHGRNGAVTALIYYRGQLCSGYADGSIKKIIITCSLIS; encoded by the exons ATGGCTTCCATCTCTGGTTCTGCTGCTTCATCCTTTTCCAAAGATAACACTATGAGATTAGACATTGAGTCTGTGAGTGCACTTGCCACTACAATCAATCAGCACATAAATGCATTGCTTGCAAATAATAAGGCATggatgtctttgaaattcaaatgCACTTCCAAGCTTAAAATTCGGAAGCAACCAACTTTTGAATTCTCAGAGTATTCGATAGTATCAAATCTGTATTGGGGTATTGAGGCTATTGATGCGGCAACTCAAGCAAAAGGGGAAGAAGAGAGAACCTCGAGGCTGCAGAATTCAGAGAAAATGCTTCAAGTTCCTGCTTCACTCCATGAGCAAGGATTTACATCTGGAATTCCCAATGAATATTTGATCTGTTGCTCCTACTTTTACCTATCAGTTGTCCGGAAGCTCCAAAGAGATGATTGGCAGGCTGCATTACACTTTCTTCAAGCTCTTCTTGTTTCCCCTAGGCTTGTCCGTGATGAATTCGCGCCAGAGCTTTGCCAAAGTATCATGCATATGTACATCAGGCATAAAAGGCAGGAACGACCTGGGAGTAGGTTATCAAAATCAGCCACTGTCATAGATCTTGATGAGGATCAGGCCAATGAAATTATGGGATGGATGGCTAAGGAATATAAAGCCTGGTTGTTATATTACCAGATCATGTCTAATGGTGAGCATGATACAAAGCACCTTGCAAGCATAGGCAATGCTGTCCCAGACGACAAATCAAAGTACATAAT GGAACCAGTTTTCAGAAGTGCCAATGGGAAAAGCCAAGGGAGCAATCTTAGG GGCTGTTACGCAGAAACCATGAGAAGCTCGAGTATGAAATGCTTAAAAGATATCCTAACTGAATCACAGTCTGATACCCCAATTTCCATGGAGTCATGCAACAGCAGTTCAACAGAAGAAACGTTTACTGAG GGAAACCAGAGAGGCTCGGCATTCTCACTGAAAATCAGAAAGAAAAATGCAGACGACCAGCAAGCTGAAGTTGATGACCA GAACTTGCAAGCTTCTTGCTACAAGCAGCATGCAGAAATTACAGCGTGTACGCCCCAGCATTCTACACATCTAATGCGTAGAGATGGCCGAGGATTGGCTGTTCTCAATCTCCTTTCTAGAACATTAACCAGCTCATTCAGTGATATAGATGTATCAGCTACAAGACCGAAAGACAATAATTCACAAGTCCCTGtacatggaaaaagaaaaaaggatgcTGCTCAAGGCAAATTGGAGTTACAAGATTGGCGACAATCTAGTTTTAAAGAGTTGGCAACTCCTCCAAGGGGTCATCAGTTCCACCAACTGCATCGTACAAGAAGTTTAGTTTCTGATACGGGAATGAAAAGCACAACTTTTGGTGATACTTTACATCAACTTCAAAAATATCCTGAAGAAACATCTCATATCGAGCAGGCCCAAATACTAGAAAGGCTAATTTCAAAGCTTTGCTTCTCCGAAACACTGGGAAATCTTGAGGAAGATTATACAGTTGAAATTTCAACGGTATACAAATTGTTGAACAATAGAAGAGGTTTGAAGTATTCCCTACTGAAGGACATAATTTTGGATCAACTGCTAATGGCTATTTCAACCTCCAAAAAGGAGCAGGTGATCAGAGCTTCAGTGACTATACTGTCAACAATAGTTTCAGGGAACAAAACAATTATTGAAGACATCAAGCGCAAGGGGTTGCAGTTGTATGATTTGGCAACTGCTCTTAGAAGAAATGTGCATGAGGCATCTATCTTAATCTATTTGATAAATCCTCCACCTGAAGAAATCAAGACATTAGGAATTTTACCTTGTTTAGTGGAGGTCGTCTGCACTTCTAACAGCTACAAGGATGCTATAACATCAATTCGGCTGACACCTCGGGCAGCATCACTGATGATTATTGAAATACTTGTGACTGCATTTGACTATACAACAAATAACATGCACCTGTCCACTATCAGCTCACCTAGAGTACTTTCTGGGCTCCTTGATGTCCCAGGAAACAATAACCTTGAAGAGTTCATCTCTTTGGCTGCTATCCTTGTAAGATGCATGCGTTATGATGCACACTGCAGAAAGTTCATATGCGAGTTCGCTCCAATTACTGaacttttctctctcctacGAAGCAATCAGAAACGAGCAACATCAACAGCCCTGGAATTTTTTCATGAACTGCTTCGCATGCCAAG GTCATCAGCAATTAAATTGCTGCAAGagataagaaaagaaggaagcaTCAACAGCATGAGTGCATTGCTACTTCTCATCCAGAATTCTCAACCTGAGCATAGACTCTTAGCAGCAAGTTTGTTACTCCAATTAGACTTGCTG GAAGAAGCATCTAGCAAGCTCATGTACCGAGAAGAAGCCATGAAGGAACTTCTTGAATCACTGATATCTGAGGAGAACTCTGCAAAACAAGCATTATCAGCATTCATCCTATCAAATATAGGTGGAACTTATTCTTGGACTGGAGAACCATACACAGTGGCGTGGTTGGCAAAAAGGGCTGGTTTAACCTCACTACATCACAAGAACATGATAAAGAATTATGACTTCTCAGATGAAAGTTTGCAG GATGCTGGCATAGACGCATGGTGCAGCAAACTTGCAAGACGCATTATGAAGTTTGGCGCTCCTGTCTTCCATGATCTGGTGAAGGGACTTGACAGTAAGTCAAAGAGGATTTCTCGAGACTGTCTCACAGCTATTGCATGGATTGGATGTGAAGTTGCAAAAAGTTCTGATGAGTTGCGATCCAGTGCATGTGAGATCTTGTTGAACAAAATCGAGCAATATGTGCATCCTGGATTTGAACTCGAGGAAAGACTATTGGCATGTCTATGCATCTACAACTATACTTTGGGTAGAG GGATGAAGAAGCTGATACACTTTTCAGAAGGAGTGCGAGAATCACTGAGACGCCTTGCAAATGTCACCTGGATGGCAGAGGAATTACTAAGAGTAGCTGACTATTTCCAACCTAATAAGTGG CGAATATCTTGTGTTCATACTCAAACTTTGGAGGTTGGTCATGGTCGTAATGGAGCTGTAACTGCTCTCATATACTACAGGGGACAGCTTTGCAGTGGATATGCAGATGGTTCAATTAAG AAAATCATCATAACCTGCAGTTTGATATCATAG
- the LOC113733943 gene encoding putative E3 ubiquitin-protein ligase LIN-1 isoform X2: protein MASISGSAASSFSKDNTMRLDIESVSALATTINQHINALLANNKAWMSLKFKCTSKLKIRKQPTFEFSEYSIVSNLYWGIEAIDAATQAKGEEERTSRLQNSEKMLQVPASLHEQGFTSGIPNEYLICCSYFYLSVVRKLQRDDWQAALHFLQALLVSPRLVRDEFAPELCQSIMHMYIRHKRQERPGSRLSKSATVIDLDEDQANEIMGWMAKEYKAWLLYYQIMSNGEHDTKHLASIGNAVPDDKSKYIMEPVFRSANGKSQGSNLRGCYAETMRSSSMKCLKDILTESQSDTPISMESCNSSSTEETFTEGNQRGSAFSLKIRKKNADDQQAEVDDQNLQASCYKQHAEITACTPQHSTHLMRRDGRGLAVLNLLSRTLTSSFSDIDVSATRPKDNNSQVPVHGKRKKDAAQGKLELQDWRQSSFKELATPPRGHQFHQLHRTRSLVSDTGMKSTTFGDTLHQLQKYPEETSHIEQAQILERLISKLCFSETLGNLEEDYTVEISTVYKLLNNRRGLKYSLLKDIILDQLLMAISTSKKEQVIRASVTILSTIVSGNKTIIEDIKRKGLQLYDLATALRRNVHEASILIYLINPPPEEIKTLGILPCLVEVVCTSNSYKDAITSIRLTPRAASLMIIEILVTAFDYTTNNMHLSTISSPRVLSGLLDVPGNNNLEEFISLAAILVRCMRYDAHCRKFICEFAPITELFSLLRSNQKRATSTALEFFHELLRMPRSSAIKLLQEIRKEGSINSMSALLLLIQNSQPEHRLLAASLLLQLDLLEEASSKLMYREEAMKELLESLISEENSAKQALSAFILSNIGGTYSWTGEPYTVAWLAKRAGLTSLHHKNMIKNYDFSDESLQDAGIDAWCSKLARRIMKFGAPVFHDLVKGLDSKSKRISRDCLTAIAWIGCEVAKSSDELRSSACEILLNKIEQYVHPGFELEERLLACLCIYNYTLGRGMKKLIHFSEGVRESLRRLANVTWMAEELLRVADYFQPNKWRISCVHTQTLEVGHGRNGAVTALIYYRGQLCSGYADGSIKVWDIKGQTATLVQDMKNHNKAVTCFALLEQGNCLLSGSADKSIKIWQMVQRNLECIEIIATKESIQSIDTFGQLIFTISRGHKMKVFDASRNAKDIFKNKSVKAMTVVQGKVYAGCVDSSIQELAITNCREQEIRAPAKKWLMQNKPVNTLAVYKDWLYGGSVVVEGSTIK from the exons ATGGCTTCCATCTCTGGTTCTGCTGCTTCATCCTTTTCCAAAGATAACACTATGAGATTAGACATTGAGTCTGTGAGTGCACTTGCCACTACAATCAATCAGCACATAAATGCATTGCTTGCAAATAATAAGGCATggatgtctttgaaattcaaatgCACTTCCAAGCTTAAAATTCGGAAGCAACCAACTTTTGAATTCTCAGAGTATTCGATAGTATCAAATCTGTATTGGGGTATTGAGGCTATTGATGCGGCAACTCAAGCAAAAGGGGAAGAAGAGAGAACCTCGAGGCTGCAGAATTCAGAGAAAATGCTTCAAGTTCCTGCTTCACTCCATGAGCAAGGATTTACATCTGGAATTCCCAATGAATATTTGATCTGTTGCTCCTACTTTTACCTATCAGTTGTCCGGAAGCTCCAAAGAGATGATTGGCAGGCTGCATTACACTTTCTTCAAGCTCTTCTTGTTTCCCCTAGGCTTGTCCGTGATGAATTCGCGCCAGAGCTTTGCCAAAGTATCATGCATATGTACATCAGGCATAAAAGGCAGGAACGACCTGGGAGTAGGTTATCAAAATCAGCCACTGTCATAGATCTTGATGAGGATCAGGCCAATGAAATTATGGGATGGATGGCTAAGGAATATAAAGCCTGGTTGTTATATTACCAGATCATGTCTAATGGTGAGCATGATACAAAGCACCTTGCAAGCATAGGCAATGCTGTCCCAGACGACAAATCAAAGTACATAAT GGAACCAGTTTTCAGAAGTGCCAATGGGAAAAGCCAAGGGAGCAATCTTAGG GGCTGTTACGCAGAAACCATGAGAAGCTCGAGTATGAAATGCTTAAAAGATATCCTAACTGAATCACAGTCTGATACCCCAATTTCCATGGAGTCATGCAACAGCAGTTCAACAGAAGAAACGTTTACTGAG GGAAACCAGAGAGGCTCGGCATTCTCACTGAAAATCAGAAAGAAAAATGCAGACGACCAGCAAGCTGAAGTTGATGACCA GAACTTGCAAGCTTCTTGCTACAAGCAGCATGCAGAAATTACAGCGTGTACGCCCCAGCATTCTACACATCTAATGCGTAGAGATGGCCGAGGATTGGCTGTTCTCAATCTCCTTTCTAGAACATTAACCAGCTCATTCAGTGATATAGATGTATCAGCTACAAGACCGAAAGACAATAATTCACAAGTCCCTGtacatggaaaaagaaaaaaggatgcTGCTCAAGGCAAATTGGAGTTACAAGATTGGCGACAATCTAGTTTTAAAGAGTTGGCAACTCCTCCAAGGGGTCATCAGTTCCACCAACTGCATCGTACAAGAAGTTTAGTTTCTGATACGGGAATGAAAAGCACAACTTTTGGTGATACTTTACATCAACTTCAAAAATATCCTGAAGAAACATCTCATATCGAGCAGGCCCAAATACTAGAAAGGCTAATTTCAAAGCTTTGCTTCTCCGAAACACTGGGAAATCTTGAGGAAGATTATACAGTTGAAATTTCAACGGTATACAAATTGTTGAACAATAGAAGAGGTTTGAAGTATTCCCTACTGAAGGACATAATTTTGGATCAACTGCTAATGGCTATTTCAACCTCCAAAAAGGAGCAGGTGATCAGAGCTTCAGTGACTATACTGTCAACAATAGTTTCAGGGAACAAAACAATTATTGAAGACATCAAGCGCAAGGGGTTGCAGTTGTATGATTTGGCAACTGCTCTTAGAAGAAATGTGCATGAGGCATCTATCTTAATCTATTTGATAAATCCTCCACCTGAAGAAATCAAGACATTAGGAATTTTACCTTGTTTAGTGGAGGTCGTCTGCACTTCTAACAGCTACAAGGATGCTATAACATCAATTCGGCTGACACCTCGGGCAGCATCACTGATGATTATTGAAATACTTGTGACTGCATTTGACTATACAACAAATAACATGCACCTGTCCACTATCAGCTCACCTAGAGTACTTTCTGGGCTCCTTGATGTCCCAGGAAACAATAACCTTGAAGAGTTCATCTCTTTGGCTGCTATCCTTGTAAGATGCATGCGTTATGATGCACACTGCAGAAAGTTCATATGCGAGTTCGCTCCAATTACTGaacttttctctctcctacGAAGCAATCAGAAACGAGCAACATCAACAGCCCTGGAATTTTTTCATGAACTGCTTCGCATGCCAAG GTCATCAGCAATTAAATTGCTGCAAGagataagaaaagaaggaagcaTCAACAGCATGAGTGCATTGCTACTTCTCATCCAGAATTCTCAACCTGAGCATAGACTCTTAGCAGCAAGTTTGTTACTCCAATTAGACTTGCTG GAAGAAGCATCTAGCAAGCTCATGTACCGAGAAGAAGCCATGAAGGAACTTCTTGAATCACTGATATCTGAGGAGAACTCTGCAAAACAAGCATTATCAGCATTCATCCTATCAAATATAGGTGGAACTTATTCTTGGACTGGAGAACCATACACAGTGGCGTGGTTGGCAAAAAGGGCTGGTTTAACCTCACTACATCACAAGAACATGATAAAGAATTATGACTTCTCAGATGAAAGTTTGCAG GATGCTGGCATAGACGCATGGTGCAGCAAACTTGCAAGACGCATTATGAAGTTTGGCGCTCCTGTCTTCCATGATCTGGTGAAGGGACTTGACAGTAAGTCAAAGAGGATTTCTCGAGACTGTCTCACAGCTATTGCATGGATTGGATGTGAAGTTGCAAAAAGTTCTGATGAGTTGCGATCCAGTGCATGTGAGATCTTGTTGAACAAAATCGAGCAATATGTGCATCCTGGATTTGAACTCGAGGAAAGACTATTGGCATGTCTATGCATCTACAACTATACTTTGGGTAGAG GGATGAAGAAGCTGATACACTTTTCAGAAGGAGTGCGAGAATCACTGAGACGCCTTGCAAATGTCACCTGGATGGCAGAGGAATTACTAAGAGTAGCTGACTATTTCCAACCTAATAAGTGG CGAATATCTTGTGTTCATACTCAAACTTTGGAGGTTGGTCATGGTCGTAATGGAGCTGTAACTGCTCTCATATACTACAGGGGACAGCTTTGCAGTGGATATGCAGATGGTTCAATTAAG GTATGGGACATTAAGGGACAGACTGCAACATTAGTACAGGACATGAAAAATCACAATAAGGCAGTAACATGCTTTGCTCTTCTTGAACAAGGGAATTGCCTGCTGAGCGGATCTGCAGACAAATCAATAAAG ATTTGGCAAATGGTCCAAAGAAATCTTGAATGCATAGAAATAATAGCAACCAAGGAATCAATTCAAAGTATTGATACTTTTGGGCAATTAATTTTCACAATTAGCCGAGGTCATAAAATGAAG GTTTTTGATGCctcaagaaatgcaaaagacATTTTCAAGAATAAAAGTGTAAAGGCCATGACGGTTGTACAAGGGAAGGTATACGCGGGGTGTGTAGATTCAAGCATACAG GAATTGGCCATAACAAACTGCAGAGAACAAGAGATTAGAGCACCAGCAAAGAAGTGGCTGATGCAGAATAAGCCAGTCAACACCCTAGCTGTTTACAAGGACTGGCTATATGGTGGAAGTGTAGTAGTTGAAGGTTCTACAATAAAG TAA
- the LOC113733986 gene encoding uncharacterized protein: MTENKNAFDSVREWIAEHKLRTVGCLWLSGIAGSIAYNWSQPNMKTSVKIIHARLHAQALTLAALVGAAGVEYFDHKSGAKAERVAKFLNYEGHPQKD; encoded by the exons ATGACGGAAAATAAGAACGCCTTCGATTCTGTCCGTGAATGGATTGCCGAGCACAAGCTTCGTACTGTTG GGTGTTTATGGCTGAGTGGAATAGCGGGTTCGATTGCCTACAATTGGTCTCAACCCAACATGAAAACCAGCGTTAAGATTATTCACGCCAG GTTGCATGCGCAAGCGCTGACACTTGCTGCATTAGTTGGGGCTGCTGGTGTTGAATATTTTGACCACAAATCTGGAGCAAAAGCTGAACGTGTTGCCAAGTTTCTTAATTATGAAGGACATCCTCAAAAGGATTGA